The following proteins are encoded in a genomic region of Dyadobacter sp. UC 10:
- a CDS encoding alpha/beta hydrolase — protein MKKIFHSIASLSLCAISYQSMAQNETINLWPEGKVPNFKTSDVQEKSETDASGILRISGVTVPTMTAYIAPKEKATGAAVMICPGGGYGILAASHEGSDFAKWFNDRGISAFVLKYRLPNAKAMEHQHEVPLMDAMQAMKLIREGAGKWNIDKNKIGVMGFSAGGHLAATLSTHHNMGPKASPDAKPDFSILLYPVISFQPNISHGGSRDNLLGSEKSDELIKYYSNEMQVSDQTPPAFLVHAMDDTGVPVENSIQYYLALKNKKIPAEMHLYPKGGHGYGMRTEGKGSLANWPAAMEGWLKTMGYMK, from the coding sequence ATGAAAAAAATATTCCATAGTATTGCCTCCCTGAGCCTGTGCGCTATTTCTTATCAATCCATGGCACAAAACGAAACGATCAATCTCTGGCCGGAAGGCAAAGTACCGAATTTCAAAACCAGCGACGTTCAGGAAAAATCCGAAACCGATGCAAGTGGCATTCTGCGGATCAGCGGCGTAACGGTCCCTACGATGACCGCCTACATTGCACCAAAAGAAAAAGCGACCGGCGCGGCTGTTATGATCTGTCCGGGTGGCGGCTATGGCATCCTGGCCGCTTCGCATGAAGGAAGCGATTTTGCAAAGTGGTTCAACGACAGAGGTATTTCGGCATTCGTATTGAAATACCGCCTGCCGAATGCAAAAGCAATGGAGCATCAGCACGAAGTACCTTTAATGGACGCGATGCAGGCGATGAAGCTGATCCGCGAAGGTGCAGGTAAGTGGAATATCGACAAAAACAAGATCGGCGTAATGGGTTTTTCGGCCGGCGGACATTTGGCAGCGACACTTTCGACGCACCATAATATGGGCCCCAAAGCTTCCCCCGACGCAAAACCCGATTTTTCTATTTTGCTATACCCGGTCATTTCATTTCAACCCAATATCTCGCACGGCGGCTCGCGCGATAATTTGCTGGGCTCTGAAAAATCGGACGAGCTGATCAAATATTACAGCAACGAAATGCAGGTAAGTGACCAGACGCCGCCTGCGTTCCTGGTGCACGCGATGGACGATACCGGCGTACCTGTCGAAAACAGCATTCAATATTATCTTGCATTAAAAAACAAAAAAATACCTGCTGAAATGCACCTTTACCCAAAAGGCGGCCACGGCTACGGCATGCGCACCGAAGGAAAAGGCTCTCTTGCCAACTGGCCCGCCGCGATGGAAGGCTGGCTGAAAACAATGGGTTATATGAAGTAG